A genomic segment from Actinoplanes sichuanensis encodes:
- a CDS encoding ABC transporter ATP-binding protein, whose translation MLIKLLKVHLRPYRTEITLVVLFQFLQTIATLYLPALNADIIDNGVVKGDTDYVLRVGAGMLGITLLQIIAQGVAVYFGARTAMAVGRDLRASIFTRVQGFSAREVGQFGAPSLITRTTNDVQQIQMLVLLTFTLMVSAPIMCVGGIVLAMREDVPLSSLLLVIVPILVTVIGLIIAKMRPLFRSMQERLDRVNQVMREQITGIRVIRAFVRDDHERARYGVANHELTDVSLRVGKIMALMFPTVMLIVNISSVAVLWFGGHRIDTNAMQVGELTAFISYLMQILMSIMMATFMFMMVPRAEVCAERIEEVLGTESSVAAPTAPVTTLSRHGELELRDVGFRYPGAEAGVLSGVRLTARPNEVTAIIGSTGSGKTTLLNLIPRLFDATEGQVLVDGVDVREIDPALLSGLIGLVPQRPYLFTGTIASNLRYGNPDATDEQLWEALEIAQARPFVESMEGQLDAPIAQGGTNVSGGQRQRLAIARTLVHRPEIYLFDDSFSALDYATDAALRAALTDHIADATVVIVAQRVSTIRDADRIIVLDDGKVVGTGTHEELMETSPTYREIVLSQLTVEEASTR comes from the coding sequence GTGCTGATCAAACTATTGAAAGTGCATCTGCGGCCGTACCGGACGGAGATCACCCTGGTGGTGCTCTTCCAGTTCCTGCAGACGATCGCGACGCTCTACCTGCCCGCGCTCAACGCGGACATCATCGACAACGGCGTGGTCAAGGGCGACACCGACTACGTGCTGCGGGTCGGCGCCGGCATGCTCGGCATCACCCTGCTCCAGATCATCGCGCAGGGCGTGGCGGTGTATTTCGGGGCCCGGACCGCCATGGCCGTCGGCCGCGACCTGCGAGCCTCGATCTTCACCCGGGTGCAGGGCTTCTCGGCCCGTGAGGTGGGCCAGTTCGGCGCACCCTCGCTGATCACCCGGACCACCAACGACGTCCAGCAGATCCAGATGCTGGTCCTGCTCACCTTCACGCTGATGGTGTCGGCGCCGATCATGTGCGTCGGCGGCATCGTGCTGGCCATGCGGGAGGATGTGCCGCTCTCCTCGCTGCTGCTGGTCATCGTGCCGATCCTGGTGACCGTGATCGGCCTGATCATCGCGAAGATGCGGCCGCTGTTCCGGTCCATGCAGGAGCGGCTGGACCGGGTCAACCAGGTGATGCGCGAGCAGATCACCGGCATCCGGGTGATCCGGGCGTTCGTCCGCGACGACCACGAGCGGGCGCGGTACGGCGTCGCCAACCACGAGCTGACCGACGTGTCGCTGCGGGTCGGCAAGATCATGGCGCTGATGTTCCCGACGGTCATGCTGATCGTGAACATCTCCAGCGTCGCGGTGCTCTGGTTCGGCGGCCACCGGATCGACACCAACGCCATGCAGGTCGGCGAACTGACCGCATTCATCAGCTACCTCATGCAGATCCTCATGTCGATCATGATGGCCACCTTCATGTTCATGATGGTGCCGCGGGCCGAGGTGTGCGCCGAGCGGATCGAGGAGGTGCTGGGCACCGAGTCCAGCGTCGCGGCGCCGACGGCGCCGGTCACGACGCTGTCGCGACACGGCGAGCTCGAGCTCCGCGACGTCGGTTTCCGCTATCCGGGGGCTGAGGCAGGCGTGCTTTCGGGGGTACGTCTCACCGCACGCCCGAACGAGGTGACGGCGATCATCGGCAGCACCGGCAGCGGCAAGACCACCCTGCTCAACCTGATCCCCCGGCTGTTCGACGCCACCGAGGGCCAGGTCCTGGTCGACGGCGTGGACGTCCGGGAGATCGACCCGGCACTGCTGTCCGGGCTGATCGGCCTGGTCCCGCAGCGGCCCTACCTGTTCACCGGCACGATCGCGTCCAACCTGCGCTACGGCAACCCGGACGCCACCGACGAACAGCTCTGGGAGGCACTGGAGATCGCGCAGGCCCGACCGTTCGTCGAATCGATGGAAGGGCAGCTCGACGCACCGATCGCGCAGGGCGGCACCAACGTGTCGGGTGGTCAGCGTCAACGGCTGGCGATCGCCCGCACGCTCGTACACCGGCCGGAGATCTACCTGTTCGACGACTCGTTCTCGGCTCTCGACTACGCCACCGACGCGGCGCTGCGAGCGGCCCTGACCGACCACATCGCGGACGCCACCGTGGTGATCGTGGCACAGCGGGTCAGCACGATCCGCGACGCCGACCGGATCATCGTGCTCGACGACGGCAAGGTGGTCGGCACCGGCACTCATGAGGAATTGATGGAGACCAGCCCGACGTACCGCGAGATCGTCCTGTCCCAGCTCACGGTCGAGGAGGCGAGCACCCGATGA
- a CDS encoding TetR/AcrR family transcriptional regulator: protein MENRRRRVPAMAPEERRAALIEATIPLLHEHGLEVSTRQIASAAGVAEGTIFGVFESKSQLVVCSVIKALDPQPDLDALAAIDRAAPLRERVIAAAELVHKRFLERAHLMHAARKLIMVGEQDPETVARMAANRAKIGTAVADVFAPDAARLRVTPDRAAHLLLMFCGANTFGPYGEPDSFSGADLASLLLDGIHIRETEQAC, encoded by the coding sequence ATGGAGAACCGACGCAGACGCGTCCCGGCGATGGCACCGGAGGAGCGGCGGGCCGCCCTCATCGAGGCGACCATCCCGCTGTTGCACGAGCACGGGCTGGAGGTGAGCACCCGGCAGATCGCCAGCGCGGCCGGAGTGGCCGAGGGCACCATCTTCGGCGTCTTCGAGAGCAAGAGCCAGCTGGTGGTCTGCTCGGTGATCAAGGCACTCGACCCGCAACCCGACCTGGACGCACTGGCCGCGATCGACCGGGCCGCTCCCCTGCGCGAGCGGGTGATCGCCGCGGCCGAGCTGGTGCACAAGCGGTTCCTGGAGCGGGCCCACCTGATGCACGCGGCCCGCAAGCTGATCATGGTCGGCGAGCAGGACCCGGAGACGGTCGCCCGGATGGCCGCCAACCGGGCGAAGATCGGCACCGCGGTCGCCGACGTCTTCGCGCCCGACGCGGCCCGCCTCCGAGTGACGCCCGACCGGGCCGCCCACCTGCTGCTGATGTTCTGCGGCGCCAACACCTTCGGGCCATACGGGGAGCCCGACTCGTTCAGCGGAGCGGACCTGGCTTCGCTGCTGCTGGACGGCATTCACATCAGAGAGACGGAACAGGCGTGCTGA
- a CDS encoding alkaline phosphatase family protein has protein sequence MSQKKSYRRVIRHLTTGFAAVLVFLALIVPDQIFRLPPGNSVFTALLRVPVEALIAGALLLLLPQRGRLGRSRRPIAGVLGLLLGLLTVVKMIDIGFFAVLARRFDPVLDWILVDDAYNFMVDSIGEAATIGLAAGLVLLSIGLVAAMTWAVLRLSGIALNHRVAAWRGIGTVAAAWVALTLMGTQLIGGIPVASHTAAELAAHTALALPNDLADRKRFAAEVQVDAYRDRPDDQILTALRDKDVIISFIESYGRDAIENPAFNSAVQASLAANQQALTAKGFAARSGWLTSSTAGGGSWLAHSTFLSGLWIDNEQRYRSLVSSDRLTLTRAFKSSGHRTVGVEPGIIFAWPEGAFYGYDHIYDSHTLGYNGPGFSWSPMPDQYVMSAFQKLEYGPTDRGRLLAEITLTSSHTPWAPVPSMIDWDSIGDGSVYGPMAASAEGPTSVWKDENRMRTEYARSIAYSMDSLLGHMAKYGRDDLVMVFLGDHQPASAVVGTQATHDVPITIVAKDPAVLNRIAGWGWTDGLKPDPAAPVWRMDTFRDRFLAAYGPEGDPH, from the coding sequence GTGAGCCAAAAGAAGTCGTACCGCCGCGTCATCCGGCACCTGACCACGGGATTCGCCGCTGTTCTGGTGTTCCTGGCCCTGATCGTCCCGGACCAGATCTTCCGGCTGCCGCCCGGCAATTCGGTCTTCACCGCGCTCCTGCGAGTCCCGGTCGAGGCGCTGATCGCCGGAGCGCTCCTGCTTCTGCTGCCGCAACGGGGGCGCCTCGGCCGGTCCCGCCGCCCGATCGCCGGTGTCCTGGGACTGCTGCTCGGGCTCCTCACCGTGGTCAAGATGATCGACATCGGTTTCTTCGCGGTGCTGGCCCGCCGGTTCGACCCGGTGCTCGACTGGATCCTGGTCGACGACGCGTACAACTTCATGGTCGACTCGATCGGCGAAGCCGCCACCATCGGTCTCGCCGCCGGGCTGGTGCTCCTCTCGATCGGCCTGGTCGCCGCGATGACCTGGGCGGTCCTGCGGCTCAGCGGCATCGCGCTGAACCATCGGGTGGCCGCCTGGCGCGGGATCGGCACCGTCGCGGCCGCCTGGGTCGCGCTCACCCTGATGGGCACCCAGCTGATCGGCGGCATTCCGGTCGCCTCGCACACCGCCGCCGAGCTGGCCGCGCACACCGCCCTCGCGCTGCCCAACGACCTCGCCGACCGCAAGCGTTTCGCCGCCGAGGTGCAGGTCGACGCGTACCGGGACCGGCCCGACGACCAGATCCTGACCGCACTGCGCGACAAGGACGTGATCATCTCGTTCATCGAGAGCTACGGCCGCGACGCCATCGAGAACCCGGCCTTCAACAGCGCCGTTCAGGCCAGCCTCGCCGCCAACCAGCAGGCGCTCACCGCCAAGGGTTTCGCGGCCCGCAGCGGCTGGCTCACCTCGTCGACGGCCGGCGGCGGCAGCTGGCTCGCCCACTCGACGTTCCTGTCCGGGCTCTGGATCGACAACGAGCAGCGTTACCGCAGCCTCGTCTCCTCCGATCGGCTGACCCTCACCAGGGCATTCAAGAGCAGCGGCCATCGTACGGTCGGAGTCGAACCGGGCATCATCTTCGCCTGGCCGGAGGGCGCCTTCTACGGGTACGACCACATCTACGACTCGCACACGCTCGGCTACAACGGACCCGGTTTCAGCTGGTCCCCGATGCCCGACCAGTACGTGATGTCGGCCTTCCAGAAGCTCGAATACGGGCCGACGGATCGTGGCCGGCTGCTCGCCGAGATCACCCTGACCTCCAGCCACACCCCGTGGGCACCGGTGCCCAGCATGATCGACTGGGACTCGATCGGTGACGGCAGCGTCTACGGACCGATGGCCGCGAGCGCCGAGGGACCGACGAGCGTGTGGAAGGACGAGAACCGGATGCGTACCGAGTACGCCCGCTCGATCGCCTACTCGATGGACAGCCTGCTCGGCCACATGGCGAAATACGGCCGCGACGACCTGGTGATGGTCTTCCTCGGCGACCACCAGCCGGCCTCCGCGGTGGTCGGCACCCAGGCCACCCACGACGTGCCGATCACGATCGTCGCCAAGGACCCGGCCGTCCTGAACCGGATCGCCGGGTGGGGCTGGACCGACGGCCTCAAGCCCGACCCGGCCGCCCCGGTCTGGCGGATGGACACCTTCCGGGACCGTTTCCTCGCCGCCTACGGCCCGGAAGGCGACCCGCACTGA